In Anticarsia gemmatalis isolate Benzon Research Colony breed Stoneville strain chromosome 5, ilAntGemm2 primary, whole genome shotgun sequence, the following are encoded in one genomic region:
- the LOC142973267 gene encoding uncharacterized protein LOC142973267, which translates to MIGKILFIYIVGVSSAVLIDTSENHNKDLVKTNPHGWQTVKVYHPPSPVFGYKYEPYAYPKYEFEYSVSDKKTGDHKHHHEARDGDRVRGEYSLVDSDGSLRKVQYHADDHNGFNAVVSKTVNKHGDHAVSVSDHTRFFYPVGHNVKINHYFPGKDYHYQDVENAEADKISKPVHEEPTVAPVDDAKVVLIESGDKLMAAEPEKIEEQISEMAPKEEPAQKSEEADAVPVQVVNAIVSVISQNSDLSQSNINVDTVKAAPLVEKTEILPAHEMHSSEDEYKGDKEDQADSEVASSYYHSKFYYIGY; encoded by the exons ATGATTGGAAAG ATATTATTCATTTACATCGTGGGAGTCAGCAGCGCAGTTTTAATTGACACTTCAGAAAACCACAACAAGGACCTAGTCAAAACTAATCCTCACGGTTGGCAAACGGTTAAAGTGTATCACCCACCTTCCCCAGTATTCGGATACAAATACGAACCTTAT GCATACCCCAAATACGAGTTCGAATATTCAGTATCTGATAAAAAGACCGGAGATCACAAGCACCACCACGAGGCTCGAGACGGAGACCGAGTTCGTGGGGAATACAGCCTTGTTGATTCCGACGGCTCTCTGCGGAAGGTGCAGTACCACGCTGATGACCACAACGG ATTCAACGCTGTGGTAAGCAAAACTGTAAACAAGCATGGTGATCACGCCGTTTCGGTTTCCGACCATACTCGTTTCTTCTACCCCGTGGGTCACAATGTGAAGATCAATCATTACTTCCCTGGCAAGGACTACCATTACCAAGATGTAGAAAATGCCGAAGCTGACAAGATCAGCAAACCAGTCCATGAAGAACCTACCGTTGCTCCTGTTGATGATGCTAAAGTAGTTCTTATTGAATCAGGAGATAAACTCATGGCAGCTGAACCTGAAAAGATAGAGGAACAAATCAGTGAAATGGCACCCAAAGAAGAACCAGCTCAGAAATCGGAAGAAGCAGATGCTGTTCCTGTACAGGTAGTAAACGCCATTGTGTCTGTGATCTCACAGAATAGTGATCTCTCACAGAGCAATATCAATGTGGACACCGTAAAAGCCGCTCCACTTGTAGAAAAGACTGAAATCTTGCCGGCTCATGAAATGCATTCAAGCGAAGATGAATATAAAGGAGATAAAGAAGATCAAGCTGACTCCGAAGTAGCTTCATCGTATTATCATTCTAAATTTTACTACATAGGTTACTAA
- the LOC142973086 gene encoding uncharacterized protein LOC142973086, with translation MFSKIVALCAFVAVAQAGLLAAPVHYSPASAVSSQSIVRHDQPHGIAKVAVAAPVAYHAAPVAYHAAPAHYSSAAAVSSQNIVRHDQPAHHVAVAAPAVAYHAAPAVAYHAAPAGLLAAPVHYSPASAVSSQSIVRHDQPHGIAKVAVAAPVAYHAAPVAYHAAPAHYSSAAAVSSQNIVRHDQPAHHVAVAAPAVAYHAAPAVAYHAAPVVHHAAPAAIVHHAAPAAVAYHAAPAVVTHHAEPFDAHPKYEYNYSVADSHTGDIKSQQESRDGDVVKGSYSLHEADGSVRTVEYSADDHSGFNAVVHNTAPTAAPVHVKAVPAYVAAPAHYYHH, from the exons ATGTTCTCCAAA atcGTAGCTCTGTGCGCTTTCGTGGCGGTGGCCCAGGCTGGTCTCCTGGCCGCGCCCGTCCACTACTCCCCCGCCTCAGCGGTCTCTTCTCAGAGCATCGTGCGTCACGACCAGCCCCATGGCATCGCTAAGGTCGCCGTCGCCGCTCCCGTCGCCTACCACGCTGCCCCTGTCGCCTACCACGCCGCTCCCGCCCACTACTCCTCTGCCGCCGCCGTGTCTTCCCAGAACATCGTGCGTCACGACCAGCCCGCTCACCACGTAGCCGTCGCCGCTCCCGCCGTCGCCTACCACGCCGCTCCCGCCGTCGCCTACCACGCCGCGCCC GCTGGTCTCCTGGCCGCGCCCGTCCACTACTCCCCCGCCTCAGCGGTCTCTTCTCAGAGCATCGTGCGTCACGACCAGCCCCATGGCATCGCTAAGGTCGCCGTCGCCGCTCCCGTCGCCTACCACGCTGCCCCTGTCGCCTACCACGCCGCTCCTGCCCACTACTCCTCTGCCGCCGCCGTGTCTTCCCAGAACATCGTGCGTCACGACCAGCCCGCTCACCACGTAGCCGTCGCCGCTCCCGCCGTCGCCTACCACGCCGCTCCCGCCGTCGCCTACCACGCCGCGCCCGTCGTCCACCACGCCGCCCCCGCCGCCATCGTCCACCACGCCGCCCCCGCCGCCGTCGCCTACCACGCTGCCCCCGCTGTGGTCACTCACCACGCTGAGCCATTCGACGCTCACCCCAAATACGAGTACAACTACTCCGTAGCCGACAGCCACACCGGTGACATCAAGTCCCAGCAGGAGTCCCGCGACGGTGATGTGGTCAAGGGCTCTTACTCCCTCCACGAAGCCGACGGCTCCGTGAGGACCGTGGAGTACTCCGCCGACGACCACAGCGGCTTCAACGCGGTGGTGCACAACACCGCTCCCACAGCCGCGCCCGTGCACGTCAAGGCCGTGCCCGCCTACGTCGCTGCCCCCGCTCACTACTACCACCACTAA
- the LOC142973268 gene encoding uncharacterized protein LOC142973268, whose product MFSKIVALCAFIAVAQAGLLAAPVHYSPASAVSSQSIVRHDQPHGIAKVAVAAPVAYHAAPVAYHAAHAHYSSAAAVSSQNIVRHDQPAHHVAIAAPAVAYHAAPAVAYHAAPVVHHAAPAAIVHHAAPAAVAFHAAPAVVAHHAEPFDVHPKYEYNYSVADSHTGDIKSQQESRDGDVVKGSYSLHEADGSVRTVEYSADDHSGFNAVVHNTAPTAAPVHVKAVPAYVAAPAHYYHHICNTIYIIQPDHISVVNMFSKIVALCAFVAVAQAGLLAAPVAYHAAPAHYSSAAAVSSQSIVRHDQPHGIAKVAVAAPVAYHAAPVAYHAAPAVAYHAAPVVHHAAPAAIVHHAAPAAVAYHAAPAVVAHHAEPFDAHPKYEYNYSVADSHTGDNKSQQESRDGDVVKGSYSFHEADGSVRTVEYSADDHSGFNAVVHNTAPTAAPVHVKAVPAYSIVRHDQPHGIAKVAVAAPVAYHAAPVAYHAAPAHYSSAAAVSSQNIVRHDQPAHHVAVAAPAVAYHAAPAVAYHAAPVVHHAAPAAIVHHAAPAAVAYHAAPAVVAHHAEPFDAHPKYEYNYSVADSHTGDIKSQQESRDGDVVKGSYSLHEADGSVRTVEYSADDHSGFNAVVHNTAPTAAPVHVKAVPAYVAAPAHYYHH is encoded by the exons ATGTTCTCCAAA atcgTAGCTCTGTGCGCTTTCATAGCGGTGGCCCAGGCTGGCCTCCTGGCCGCGCCCGTCCACTACTCCCCCGCCTCAGCGGTTTCTTCTCAGAGCATCGTGCGTCACGACCAGCCCCATGGCATCGCTAAGGTCGCCGTCGCCGCTCCCGTCGCCTACCACGCTGCCCCTGTCGCCTACCACGCCGCTCACGCCCACTACTCGTCTGCCGCCGCCGTGTCTTCCCAGAACATCGTGCGTCACGACCAGCCCGCTCACCACGTAGCCATCGCCGCTCCCGCCGTCGCCTACCACGCCGCTCCCGCCGTCGCGTACCACGCCGCGCCCGTCGTCCACCACGCCGCCCCCGCCGCCATCGTCCAccacgctgcccccgccgccgtcGCCTTCCACGCTGCCCCCGCTGTGGTCGCTCACCACGCTGAGCCTTTCGACGTTCACCCCAAATACGAGTACAACTACTCCGTAGCCGACAGCCACACCGGTGACATCAAGTCCCAGCAGGAGTCCCGCGACGGTGATGTGGTCAAGGGCTCTTACTCCCTCCACGAAGCCGACGGCTCCGTGAGGACCGTGGAGTACTCCGCCGACGACCACAGCGGCTTCAACGCGGTGGTGCACAACACCGCTCCCACAGCCGCGCCCGTGCACGTCAAGGCCGTGCCCGCCTACGTCGCTGCCCCCGCCCACTACTACCACCAC ATCTGTAACACTATCTACATCATTCAACCTGATCACATCAGTGTAGTAAACATGTTCTCCAAA ATTGTAGCTCTGTGCGCTTTCGTGGCTGTGGCCCAGGCCGGTCTTCTGGCCGCGCCCGTCGCTTACCACGCTGCTCCCGCTCACTACTCCTCCGCGGCGGCAGTCTCTTCTCAAAGCATCGTGCGTCACGACCAGCCCCATGGCATCGCTAAGGTCGCCGTCGCCGCTCCCGTCGCCTACCACGCTGCCCCTGTCGCCTACCACGCCGCTCCCGCTGTCGCCTACCACGCAGCTCCCGTCGTCCACCACGCCGCCCCCGCCGCCATCGTCCACCACGCCGCCCCCGCCGCCGTCGCCTACCACGCTGCTCCCGCTGTGGTCGCTCACCACGCTGAGCCCTTCGACGCTCACCCCAAATACGAGTACAACTACTCCGTAGCCGACAGCCACACCGGCGACAACAAGTCCCAGCAGGAGTCCCGCGACGGTGATGTGGTCAAGGGCTCTTACTCCTTCCATGAAGCCGACGGCTCCGTGAGGACCGTGGAGTACTCCGCCGACGACCACAGCGGCTTCAACGCGGTGGTGCACAACACCGCTCCCACAGCCGCGCCCGTGCACGTCAAGGCCGTGCCCGCCTAC AGCATCGTGCGTCACGACCAGCCCCATGGCATCGCTAAGGTCGCCGTCGCCGCTCCCGTCGCCTACCACGCTGCCCCTGTCGCCTACCACGCCGCTCCCGCCCACTACTCCTCTGCCGCCGCCGTGTCTTCCCAGAACATCGTGCGTCACGACCAGCCCGCTCACCACGTAGCCGTCGCCGCTCCCGCCGTCGCCTACCACGCCGCTCCCGCCGTCGCCTACCACGCCGCGCCCGTCGTCCACCACGCCGCCCCCGCCGCCATCGTCCACCACGCCGCCCCAGCCGCCGTCGCCTACCACGCTGCCCCCGCTGTGGTCGCTCACCACGCTGAGCCCTTCGACGCTCACCCCAAATACGAGTACAACTACTCCGTAGCTGACAGCCACACCGGTGACATCAAGTCCCAGCAGGAGTCCCGCGACGGTGATGTGGTCAAGGGCTCTTACTCCCTCCACGAAGCCGACGGCTCCGTGAGGACCGTGGAGTACTCCGCCGACGACCACAGCGGCTTCAACGCGGTGGTGCACAACACCGCTCCCACAGCCGCGCCCGTGCACGTCAAGGCCGTGCCCGCCTACGTCGCTGCCCCCGCTCACTACTACCACCACTAA
- the LOC142973097 gene encoding uncharacterized protein LOC142973097: protein MFAKIVALCGLVAACQAGLLPAAVHYSPAAAVSSQNIVRHDQPAHHVAVHAAPAVAYHAAPAVAYHAAPAVAYHAAPAVVAHHAEPFDAYPKYEYNYSVADSHTGDNKSQQETRDGDVVKGSYSFHEADGSVRTVEYSADDHSGFNAVVHNTAPTAAPVHVKAVPAYVAAPAHYYHH, encoded by the exons ATGTTCGCTAAA ATCGTAGCTCTTTGCGGTCTGGTGGCGGCTTGCCAGGCGGGTCTCCTGCCCGCGGCCGTGCACTACTCTCCCGCTGCCGCTGTCTCCTCTCAGAACATCGTACGTCACGACCAGCCCGCTCACCACGTAGCCGTCCACGCCGCTCCCGCCGTCGCCTACCACGCCGCTCCTGCTGTCGCCTACCACGCTGCCCCCGCTGTTGCCTACCATGCCGCCCCCGCTGTGGTCGCTCACCACGCTGAACCCTTCGACGCTTACCCCAAATACGAGTACAACTACTCTGTAGCCGACAGCCACACCGGTGACAACAAGTCCCAGCAGGAGACCCGCGACGGTGATGTGGTCAAGGGCTCTTACTCCTTCCATGAAGCCGACGGCTCCGTGAGGACCGTGGAGTACTCCGCCGACGACCACAGCGGCTTCAACGCGGTGGTGCACAACACCGCTCCCACAGCCGCGCCCGTGCACGTCAAGGCCGTGCCCGCCTACGTCGCTGCCCCCGCTCACTACTACCACCACTAA